TTCCCGCAATTCTCTGGCAATAGGGCCGAATACACGTGTACCTTTGGGTTCGCCATTGTCGTTGATGATGCAAACGGCGTTGTCATCAAAACGAATATAGGAACCGTCTTTGCGTCTTTTTTCACGGGCTACGCGCACTACTACGGCACGTACCACGTCGCCTTTTTTAAT
The genomic region above belongs to Elusimicrobiaceae bacterium and contains:
- the rplN gene encoding 50S ribosomal protein L14 — its product is SGARKVQCFKVRGGHHRDIATLGDVVMCSVRDAIPTSAIKKGDVVRAVVVRVAREKRRKDGSYIRFDDNAVCIINDNGEPKGTRVFGPIARELREKNFLKIISLAPEVV